A section of the Streptomyces sp. NBC_00178 genome encodes:
- a CDS encoding rhomboid family intramembrane serine protease, with product MIDLREGDWRKRARELGAAAGAGGAPVTYGLMALCCAVFLISPLSGFNPTHGEGDALLAAQAGYFERWGVIPSELLDGSAHAALTPLTALFVHGSWLHLLGNMLFLYVFGAMAEERMGRTEFVFFYVACGYFALVAYAVVHAGSDQTLVGASGAISAVLGAFLYLFPRARVTSLFPFLFFLPLRFPAWIVLVFWFVLQWLAAQGAGSGPGVAYLAHVAGFAAGFLYAWGRYRGGTRVKPPATATEGESQP from the coding sequence GTGATCGATCTGCGGGAAGGCGACTGGCGGAAGCGGGCCCGGGAGCTCGGCGCGGCGGCCGGCGCGGGCGGCGCCCCGGTCACGTACGGACTGATGGCGCTGTGCTGTGCGGTGTTCCTGATCAGCCCGCTCTCCGGGTTCAACCCCACCCACGGCGAGGGCGACGCGCTCCTCGCCGCGCAGGCGGGGTACTTCGAGCGGTGGGGCGTGATCCCCAGCGAACTCCTGGACGGCTCCGCCCACGCGGCCCTGACCCCGCTGACCGCGCTCTTCGTCCACGGCAGCTGGCTGCACCTGCTCGGCAACATGCTCTTCCTCTACGTGTTCGGCGCCATGGCCGAGGAACGCATGGGGCGCACCGAGTTCGTCTTCTTCTACGTCGCGTGCGGCTATTTCGCCCTGGTGGCCTACGCGGTCGTGCACGCGGGCTCGGACCAGACGCTGGTCGGGGCGTCGGGGGCGATCTCCGCCGTGCTGGGCGCCTTCCTCTACCTCTTCCCCCGGGCCCGCGTCACCAGCCTGTTCCCGTTCCTCTTCTTCCTGCCGCTGCGCTTCCCCGCGTGGATCGTGCTCGTGTTCTGGTTCGTGCTCCAGTGGCTCGCGGCCCAGGGCGCGGGAAGCGGGCCGGGGGTGGCCTACCTCGCCCATGTGGCGGGCTTCGCCGCCGGGTTCCTGTACGCCTGGGGGCGTTATCGGGGTGGTACTAGAGTGAAGCCACCAGCCACGGCCACCGAGGGAGAAAGCCAGCCGTGA
- a CDS encoding Lrp/AsnC family transcriptional regulator, whose translation MITAIVLIKTSVDRIPEIAEAIASLDSVSEVFSVTGTYDLIAMVRVARHDDLADVIPGRISKIPGVEGTDTHVAFRTYSQHDLEAAFAIGLDA comes from the coding sequence GTGATCACCGCGATCGTTCTCATCAAGACCAGCGTGGACCGGATCCCCGAGATCGCCGAGGCCATCGCCTCGCTGGACAGCGTCAGCGAGGTCTTCTCGGTCACCGGCACGTACGACCTGATCGCCATGGTCCGGGTCGCCAGGCACGACGACCTCGCCGACGTCATCCCGGGCCGGATCAGCAAGATCCCGGGAGTCGAGGGGACCGACACCCACGTGGCCTTCCGCACCTACTCGCAGCACGACCTCGAGGCGGCTTTCGCCATCGGCCTCGACGCCTGA
- a CDS encoding aminotransferase class V-fold PLP-dependent enzyme, producing MSVPTAAADQTICAPLPVLGADVTVPLVTGGDVTYAALDYAASAPALQRVWDDVAAYAPYYGSVHRGAGYLSQLSTDLFETSRATVAEFLGCRADDQVVFTRSTTDSLNLLAAALPAGCEVFVFETEHHASLLPWRDARVTYLDAPRTPDQAVATLERALAARDPYGPALVCVTGASNVTGELWPVKELAAAAHAHGARIVLDAAQLAPHHPVDIAELDVDWVAFSGHKLYAPFGSGVLAGRADWLRDAEPYLAGGGASRKVARRTDGGVDVEWHTTAARHEAGSPNVIGVYSIAAACKALTEAGFDRLVEREQQLVTRVREGLAGVPEVKVLSLFGDDAPRVGVISFVVEGWNSSHFAAALSAEYGIGVRDGLFCAHPLVRTLLGSEPQDPGECGAPEAAPGERSLNAIRVSFGAGTPDEHIERFLGAVRELVSSGARWAYRTEDGRCVPDRGAFVQV from the coding sequence ATGTCTGTACCCACCGCTGCCGCCGACCAGACCATTTGTGCCCCGCTGCCCGTTCTGGGCGCGGATGTCACCGTTCCGCTCGTCACCGGCGGGGACGTCACGTACGCCGCCCTCGACTACGCCGCCAGCGCCCCCGCCCTCCAGCGGGTGTGGGACGACGTGGCCGCCTACGCCCCGTACTACGGCAGCGTCCACCGCGGTGCCGGATACCTCTCGCAGCTCTCCACCGACCTGTTCGAGACGAGCCGGGCCACCGTCGCGGAGTTCCTGGGCTGCCGCGCCGACGACCAGGTGGTCTTCACCCGCTCGACGACCGACTCGCTCAACCTGCTGGCCGCCGCGCTGCCCGCCGGCTGCGAGGTGTTCGTGTTCGAGACCGAGCACCACGCCTCGCTGCTGCCCTGGCGGGACGCCCGGGTGACCTACCTCGACGCCCCGCGCACCCCGGACCAGGCCGTCGCCACGCTCGAGCGGGCCCTGGCCGCCCGCGACCCCTACGGCCCGGCCCTGGTCTGCGTCACGGGTGCCTCCAACGTCACCGGCGAGCTGTGGCCGGTGAAGGAACTGGCGGCTGCCGCCCACGCCCACGGGGCCCGGATCGTCCTCGACGCCGCGCAGCTGGCGCCCCATCACCCGGTGGACATCGCGGAGCTGGACGTCGACTGGGTCGCCTTCTCGGGCCACAAGCTGTACGCCCCGTTCGGCTCGGGCGTGCTCGCCGGCCGGGCCGACTGGCTGCGGGACGCCGAGCCCTACCTCGCCGGGGGCGGCGCCTCCCGCAAGGTGGCGCGGCGCACCGACGGGGGAGTGGACGTCGAGTGGCACACCACCGCGGCCCGCCACGAGGCCGGATCGCCCAACGTCATCGGCGTCTACTCCATCGCCGCCGCCTGCAAGGCCCTGACCGAGGCGGGCTTCGACCGGCTGGTCGAGCGCGAGCAGCAGCTCGTCACCCGGGTGCGGGAGGGGCTGGCCGGAGTCCCCGAGGTGAAGGTGCTCTCGCTGTTCGGCGACGACGCCCCGAGGGTCGGCGTCATCTCCTTCGTGGTCGAGGGCTGGAACAGCTCGCACTTCGCCGCCGCGCTCTCCGCGGAGTACGGCATCGGGGTGCGCGACGGACTGTTCTGCGCCCACCCGCTGGTGCGCACCCTGCTGGGCAGCGAGCCGCAGGACCCGGGTGAGTGCGGCGCCCCCGAGGCCGCTCCGGGGGAGAGGTCGCTCAACGCCATCCGGGTGAGTTTCGGGGCCGGGACGCCGGACGAGCACATCGAGCGGTTCCTGGGCGCGGTCCGGGAGCTCGTGAGCTCGGGCGCCCGCTGGGCCTACCGGACCGAGGACGGCCGCTGCGTCCCGGACCGGGGCGCCTTTGTCCAGGTCTGA
- the trpD gene encoding anthranilate phosphoribosyltransferase: protein MNVATQDGGDNTAARTWPGVLTPLLRGEDLGADDTAWAMNRIMSGEATDAQIAGFAVALRAKGETVDEVTGLVRAMYEHAHTIEVPGRTVDIVGTGGDMAKTVNISTMSAIVVAGTGAKVVKHGNRASSSASGASDVLEKLGVNLELTPQRVVSVAEEAGITFCFAVKFHPALRYAAKARKELGTQTTFNILGPLTNPARVRSQAIGVADPKMAPIVAGVLADRGNSALVFRGDDGLDELTTTATSRVWTVRDGTVREEPFDPRDVGLQLVPVEALRGADASYNADVARRLLDGETGPVREAVLLNSAAALVALDPGAGTLQEQLAAGIARAAESIDSGGAKRALERWVSASNA, encoded by the coding sequence ATGAACGTGGCGACCCAGGACGGCGGCGACAACACGGCGGCCCGCACCTGGCCGGGCGTGCTGACCCCTCTCCTGCGGGGCGAGGACCTCGGCGCCGACGACACGGCCTGGGCCATGAACCGCATCATGAGCGGTGAGGCCACGGACGCGCAGATCGCCGGGTTCGCGGTCGCGCTGCGGGCCAAGGGCGAGACGGTCGACGAGGTGACCGGACTGGTCCGCGCCATGTACGAGCACGCCCACACCATCGAGGTGCCCGGCCGCACGGTCGACATCGTGGGGACCGGCGGCGACATGGCCAAGACGGTCAACATCTCCACCATGTCCGCCATCGTCGTCGCGGGGACGGGGGCCAAGGTCGTCAAGCACGGCAACCGCGCCTCCTCCTCGGCCAGCGGGGCCTCCGACGTGCTGGAGAAGCTCGGCGTCAACCTCGAACTCACCCCGCAGCGGGTCGTCTCCGTCGCGGAGGAGGCCGGCATCACCTTCTGCTTCGCCGTGAAGTTCCACCCCGCCCTGCGGTACGCGGCCAAGGCCCGCAAGGAGCTGGGGACCCAGACCACCTTCAACATCCTGGGTCCGCTCACCAATCCGGCACGGGTGCGTTCCCAGGCCATCGGCGTCGCCGACCCGAAGATGGCGCCCATCGTGGCGGGTGTGCTGGCGGACCGGGGCAACTCCGCGCTGGTCTTCCGCGGTGACGACGGCCTGGACGAGCTGACGACCACCGCCACCTCCCGGGTGTGGACCGTGCGCGACGGCACGGTCCGCGAGGAGCCCTTCGACCCGCGCGACGTCGGTCTCCAGCTGGTCCCCGTCGAGGCCCTGCGGGGCGCCGACGCGTCGTACAACGCCGATGTCGCCCGCCGGCTGCTCGACGGGGAGACCGGGCCCGTGCGCGAGGCCGTGCTCCTCAACTCCGCGGCAGCGCTGGTCGCGCTGGACCCGGGTGCGGGCACGCTGCAGGAGCAGCTGGCGGCCGGGATCGCGCGCGCCGCGGAGTCCATCGACTCGGGCGGGGCCAAGCGCGCGCTGGAGCGCTGGGTGTCCGCCAGCAACGCCTGA
- the qcrB gene encoding cytochrome bc1 complex cytochrome b subunit, with amino-acid sequence MSTATETQRKAPAGERVADWADGRLGIYGLAKANMRKIFPDHWSFMLGEICLYSFIIIILTGVYLTLFFHPSMNEVVYHGSYEPMQGIRMSEAYASTLDISFDVRGGLLVRQIHHWAAVIFLAGMFVHMFRVFFTGAYRKPREINWLFGFLLFVLGMFTGFTGYSLPDDLLSGTGVRFTQGAILSMPIVGTYISMFLFGGEFPGTDIIARFYSIHILLLPGIMLGLVVGHLILVFFHKHTQFAGPGRTNKNVVGMPLLPVYMAKAGGFFFLVFGFIAILAAIASINPIWALGPYRPDQVSTGAQPDWYMGFAEGFVRVMPGWEINLWGHTLVLGVLIPLVLFGVVLGALAMYPFIESWITGDKREHHILDKPRNAPVRTAIGVAWVTIYFVMLIGGGNDIWATHFHLSLNSISWFVRIAFFVGPVLAFIVTKRICLGLQRRDKEKVLHGRESGTIKRLPHGEFVEIHEPLGPGQLHTLTAHEQYKPVEIGPTVDENGVERKPSVLQKVRASLSKGYFGEDSQIAKPTAEEYKEITSGHGHH; translated from the coding sequence ATGAGTACTGCGACGGAAACACAGCGCAAGGCGCCCGCCGGCGAGCGGGTGGCCGACTGGGCGGACGGCCGGCTCGGCATCTACGGCCTGGCCAAGGCCAACATGCGCAAGATCTTCCCGGACCACTGGTCCTTCATGCTCGGCGAGATCTGCCTCTACAGCTTCATCATCATCATCCTCACGGGTGTGTACCTGACGCTGTTCTTCCACCCGAGCATGAACGAGGTCGTGTACCACGGCTCGTACGAGCCGATGCAGGGCATCCGGATGTCCGAGGCCTACGCCTCGACGCTGGACATCAGCTTCGACGTCCGCGGCGGCCTGCTGGTCCGGCAGATCCACCACTGGGCAGCGGTGATCTTCCTCGCCGGCATGTTCGTGCACATGTTCCGGGTGTTCTTCACCGGCGCGTACCGCAAGCCGCGCGAGATCAACTGGCTGTTCGGCTTCCTGCTCTTCGTCCTCGGCATGTTCACCGGGTTCACCGGTTACTCGCTCCCGGACGACCTGCTCTCCGGTACGGGTGTGCGCTTCACGCAGGGCGCCATCCTGTCGATGCCGATCGTCGGTACGTACATCTCGATGTTCCTGTTCGGCGGGGAGTTCCCCGGCACGGACATCATCGCGAGGTTCTACTCGATCCACATCCTGCTGCTGCCCGGCATCATGCTCGGGCTCGTGGTCGGCCACCTCATCCTGGTGTTCTTCCACAAGCACACCCAGTTCGCCGGCCCCGGCCGCACGAACAAGAACGTCGTCGGCATGCCCCTGCTGCCGGTGTACATGGCCAAGGCCGGAGGCTTCTTCTTCCTGGTCTTCGGCTTCATCGCGATCCTCGCGGCCATCGCCTCGATCAACCCGATCTGGGCGCTCGGCCCGTACCGCCCCGACCAGGTGTCCACGGGCGCCCAGCCGGACTGGTACATGGGATTCGCCGAGGGCTTCGTCCGTGTGATGCCCGGCTGGGAGATCAACCTCTGGGGCCACACGCTGGTCCTGGGCGTGCTCATCCCGCTGGTCCTGTTCGGTGTCGTCCTCGGGGCGCTCGCGATGTACCCGTTCATCGAGTCCTGGATCACCGGGGACAAGCGCGAGCACCACATCCTGGACAAGCCGCGCAACGCCCCGGTCCGCACCGCGATCGGTGTCGCCTGGGTGACGATCTACTTCGTCATGCTCATCGGCGGCGGCAACGACATCTGGGCGACCCACTTCCACCTGTCGCTGAACTCGATCAGCTGGTTCGTCCGGATCGCCTTCTTCGTCGGCCCGGTCCTGGCGTTCATCGTCACGAAGCGGATCTGCCTCGGCCTCCAGCGACGCGACAAGGAGAAGGTGCTGCACGGGCGCGAGTCCGGCACCATCAAGCGCCTGCCGCACGGTGAGTTCGTCGAGATCCACGAGCCGCTCGGCCCGGGGCAGCTGCACACGCTCACCGCGCATGAGCAGTACAAGCCGGTCGAGATCGGCCCGACGGTCGACGAGAACGGCGTCGAGCGCAAGCCGTCCGTACTGCAGAAGGTGCGGGCGAGCCTCAGCAAGGGCTACTTCGGTGAGGACAGTCAGATCGCCAAGCCCACCGCCGAGGAGTACAAGGAGATCACGAGCGGCCACGGCCACCACTGA
- the qcrA gene encoding cytochrome bc1 complex Rieske iron-sulfur subunit yields MSSQEISEEGLPAGQDTAHGAVAVADDPFADPGLPAHRPRIQDIDERAAKRSERTVAFMFTLSMLATVGFIASYVIFPVDKIVFIWPFGHVSVLNFSLGLTLGLALFLIGAGAVHWARTLMSDVEVADDRHAIEATPEVKAKVMADFAAGAEESALGRRKLIRNTMFGALALVPLSGVVLLRDLGPLPEKKLRNTLWAKGKLLVNMNTMEPLRPEDVVVGSLTFAMPEGLEEDAHDFQTQIAKAALMIIRIEPDNIKDKREREWAHEGIVAFSKICTHVGCPISLYEQQTHHVLCPCHQSTFDLSDGARVIFGPAGHALPQLRIGVNSEGNLEALGDFEEPVGPAFWERG; encoded by the coding sequence ATGAGTAGCCAAGAGATTTCAGAAGAGGGCCTGCCTGCAGGGCAGGACACCGCGCACGGCGCGGTAGCGGTCGCGGACGACCCGTTCGCCGACCCGGGGCTGCCGGCACACCGGCCGCGCATCCAGGACATCGACGAACGTGCCGCGAAGCGCTCCGAGCGCACCGTCGCGTTCATGTTCACGCTGTCCATGCTGGCGACGGTCGGCTTCATCGCCAGCTACGTCATCTTCCCGGTCGACAAGATCGTGTTCATCTGGCCCTTCGGCCACGTGAGCGTGCTCAACTTCTCCCTGGGGCTGACGCTCGGCCTGGCGCTGTTCCTCATCGGCGCGGGCGCCGTCCACTGGGCGCGCACCCTGATGTCCGACGTCGAGGTCGCCGACGACCGGCACGCCATCGAGGCCACGCCCGAGGTCAAGGCCAAGGTCATGGCGGACTTCGCGGCCGGTGCCGAGGAGTCCGCGCTGGGACGGCGCAAGCTGATCCGCAACACCATGTTCGGCGCGCTGGCCCTGGTGCCGCTCTCCGGTGTGGTGCTGCTGCGCGACCTCGGTCCGCTTCCGGAGAAGAAGCTCCGCAACACCCTGTGGGCCAAGGGCAAGCTGCTCGTCAACATGAACACGATGGAGCCGCTGCGTCCCGAGGACGTCGTGGTCGGTTCGCTCACCTTCGCCATGCCCGAGGGCCTGGAGGAGGACGCGCACGACTTCCAGACGCAGATCGCCAAGGCCGCCCTGATGATCATCCGCATCGAGCCGGACAACATCAAGGACAAGCGGGAGCGCGAGTGGGCCCACGAGGGAATCGTGGCCTTCTCCAAGATCTGCACCCACGTCGGCTGCCCGATCAGCCTGTACGAGCAGCAGACGCACCACGTGCTCTGCCCGTGCCACCAGTCCACCTTCGACCTCTCCGACGGCGCCCGCGTCATCTTCGGTCCGGCCGGTCACGCCCTCCCGCAGCTGCGGATCGGCGTGAACAGCGAGGGCAACCTCGAAGCGCTCGGTGACTTCGAAGAGCCCGTCGGTCCTGCCTTCTGGGAGCGCGGATGA
- the qcrC gene encoding cytochrome bc1 complex diheme cytochrome c subunit, which yields MKKLSARRRHPLAAVVVLLLALAATGGLYAAFAPAGKAQADDTAQSLAIDEGKKLYSVGCASCHGAGGQGTTDGPSLVGVGSAAVDFQVATGRMPAQQPGAQVPKKKVIYNQAEIDQLAAYISSLGAGPITPTKSQVDPSGADVAKGGDLFRTNCAQCHNFTGEGGALTHGKYAPSLEGVSPKHIYEAMQTGPQSMPSFPDSTMPEQEKKDIIAYIKTVNGGDSASPGGLSLGGLGPVSEGLFGWIFGLGGLVAIAVWVAAHTAKAKKS from the coding sequence GTGAAAAAGCTCTCCGCACGACGACGCCATCCGCTGGCGGCGGTCGTCGTACTACTCCTCGCGCTGGCGGCCACCGGGGGGCTGTACGCCGCGTTCGCGCCTGCGGGTAAGGCGCAGGCCGACGACACCGCCCAGTCCCTCGCCATCGACGAGGGCAAGAAGCTCTATTCCGTGGGCTGTGCCAGCTGCCACGGGGCCGGCGGTCAGGGCACCACCGACGGACCGTCCCTCGTGGGCGTCGGCTCCGCCGCCGTCGACTTCCAGGTCGCCACCGGACGCATGCCGGCCCAGCAGCCGGGCGCCCAGGTGCCGAAGAAGAAGGTCATCTACAACCAGGCCGAGATCGACCAGCTCGCGGCGTACATCTCGTCGCTGGGCGCCGGTCCGATCACGCCCACCAAGAGCCAGGTCGACCCCTCGGGCGCCGACGTGGCCAAGGGCGGGGACCTGTTCCGCACCAACTGCGCGCAGTGCCACAACTTCACCGGCGAGGGCGGCGCGCTGACACACGGCAAGTACGCCCCCAGCCTGGAAGGCGTGAGCCCGAAGCACATCTACGAGGCCATGCAGACCGGCCCGCAGAGCATGCCCTCCTTCCCGGACAGCACCATGCCGGAGCAGGAGAAGAAAGACATCATCGCGTACATCAAGACCGTGAACGGTGGCGACTCCGCGAGCCCCGGCGGGCTCTCGCTCGGTGGCCTCGGTCCCGTGAGTGAGGGTCTCTTCGGCTGGATCTTCGGACTGGGCGGACTGGTCGCCATCGCCGTCTGGGTCGCGGCCCACACCGCTAAGGCCAAGAAGTCATGA
- the ctaE gene encoding aa3-type cytochrome oxidase subunit III: MSVVATATTVETGHAHPSVNRPNLTSVGTIIWLSSELMFFAALFAMYFTLRSVLGPDHWKEMADHLNFPFSATNTTILVLSSLTCQLGVFAAERGDVKKLRTWFMITFVMGAIFIGGQVFEYTELVKKDGLSLSSDPYGSVFYLTTGFHGLHVTGGLIAFLLVLGRTYAASRFTHEQATAAIVVSYYWHFVDVVWIGLFATIYMIK, from the coding sequence ATGTCGGTCGTGGCGACAGCAACGACAGTAGAAACCGGGCACGCGCACCCGTCGGTCAATCGGCCGAACCTCACCAGCGTCGGAACCATCATCTGGTTGAGTTCCGAGCTGATGTTCTTCGCGGCCCTCTTCGCGATGTACTTCACCCTGCGATCGGTGCTGGGACCCGATCACTGGAAGGAGATGGCCGACCATCTGAACTTCCCGTTCTCGGCGACGAACACCACGATCCTGGTGCTTTCCTCCCTCACCTGCCAGCTCGGCGTCTTCGCCGCGGAGCGCGGCGATGTGAAGAAGCTCCGCACCTGGTTCATGATCACGTTCGTGATGGGCGCGATCTTCATCGGCGGCCAGGTCTTCGAGTACACCGAGCTGGTCAAGAAGGACGGACTCTCCCTGTCCTCCGACCCGTACGGTTCGGTGTTCTACCTGACGACCGGCTTCCACGGTCTGCATGTGACAGGCGGCCTCATCGCCTTCCTGCTCGTCCTGGGCAGGACATACGCGGCCTCGAGATTCACCCACGAACAGGCCACCGCCGCCATCGTCGTGTCCTACTACTGGCACTTCGTCGACGTCGTGTGGATCGGCCTGTTCGCCACGATCTACATGATCAAGTAA
- a CDS encoding L,D-transpeptidase produces the protein MNHTPRIRTVVSCTLLVVALVAGATACGEPDGHQLSLRPYDAADHVSFNGPSGNKKADPDKPLEFTVKDDDVTITDVTAVDTEGRHLAGELDADGKRWHSTTSLAAGTRYTVKVSTENDDGAPGSRTYTFGTTSAKKFLKVTFGPQAGTYGVGQPLTAELSAPVADRAGRATVERGLQVRSAPAVTGSWYWVDDKTLHYRPQEYWPANATIDLRSNLKGIKVGNALYGGDAKALKLKTGDRIEAITDASDHSMTVLRNGEVINTIPVTTGKPGFDTRNGVKVVLAKEQFVRMRGESIGIAAGSSESYDLPVYWATRVTWSGEYVHAAPWSTGSQGSANVSHGCTGMSTANAEWFFDTVREGDVVKVVGSEGETMTPFDNGFGDWNLDWDAWQKGSALRSGTPDAGTDVQTARLRPQV, from the coding sequence ATGAACCACACGCCGCGCATCCGCACCGTAGTGAGCTGCACCCTGCTGGTCGTCGCCCTGGTAGCGGGTGCGACCGCCTGTGGAGAGCCTGACGGGCATCAACTGTCCCTGAGGCCCTACGACGCAGCCGACCACGTCTCCTTCAACGGCCCCTCCGGCAACAAGAAGGCCGACCCCGACAAGCCCCTCGAATTCACCGTCAAGGACGACGACGTGACCATCACGGACGTGACGGCCGTCGACACCGAGGGCCGCCATCTGGCGGGTGAGCTCGACGCCGACGGCAAGCGGTGGCACTCCACCACCTCGCTCGCCGCCGGGACCCGATACACCGTCAAGGTCTCCACCGAGAACGACGACGGCGCCCCCGGCAGCCGTACGTACACGTTCGGCACGACCTCGGCCAAGAAGTTCCTGAAGGTCACCTTCGGCCCGCAGGCGGGCACCTACGGGGTCGGACAGCCCCTCACAGCGGAACTCAGCGCTCCGGTCGCCGACCGGGCGGGCCGCGCCACCGTCGAGCGGGGGCTGCAGGTCCGGTCCGCGCCCGCCGTCACCGGCTCCTGGTACTGGGTCGACGACAAGACCCTGCACTACCGCCCCCAGGAGTACTGGCCGGCCAACGCCACCATCGACCTGCGCAGCAACCTCAAGGGCATAAAGGTGGGCAACGCCCTGTACGGCGGTGACGCCAAGGCCCTGAAACTCAAGACCGGCGACCGGATAGAAGCCATCACCGACGCGTCGGACCACTCGATGACGGTCCTGCGCAACGGTGAAGTGATCAACACCATCCCGGTCACCACGGGCAAGCCCGGCTTCGACACGCGCAACGGCGTCAAGGTCGTGCTGGCCAAGGAGCAGTTCGTACGCATGCGCGGTGAGAGCATCGGCATCGCCGCCGGCTCCTCGGAGTCCTACGACCTGCCGGTCTACTGGGCGACACGGGTGACCTGGAGCGGCGAGTACGTCCACGCCGCGCCCTGGTCCACGGGCTCCCAGGGCAGCGCCAACGTCAGCCACGGCTGCACCGGCATGAGCACGGCCAACGCCGAATGGTTCTTCGACACGGTCCGCGAGGGCGACGTGGTCAAGGTCGTCGGCAGCGAGGGCGAGACCATGACGCCGTTCGACAACGGCTTCGGCGACTGGAACCTGGACTGGGACGCCTGGCAGAAGGGCAGTGCACTGCGCAGCGGTACGCCGGACGCCGGTACCGACGTGCAGACCGCGCGCCTGCGCCCCCAGGTCTGA
- a CDS encoding cytochrome c oxidase subunit 4, with product MKIQGKLFLWLSLFMLAMAVTYGVWSKEPVGTTALVLSFGLTLMIGFYLAFTASRVDAMAQDNKEADVADEAGEVGFFSPHSWQPLSLAIGGAFLFMGVVFGWWLAYFAAPLLLIGLFGWVFEYYRGENRTQ from the coding sequence GTGAAGATCCAGGGCAAGCTCTTCCTCTGGCTGAGCCTCTTCATGCTGGCCATGGCCGTCACGTACGGCGTGTGGTCCAAGGAGCCGGTCGGCACCACCGCGCTGGTCCTGTCCTTCGGCCTGACCCTCATGATCGGCTTCTACCTGGCCTTCACGGCCAGCCGGGTCGACGCGATGGCGCAGGACAACAAGGAGGCCGACGTCGCGGACGAGGCCGGTGAGGTGGGCTTCTTCTCGCCGCACAGCTGGCAGCCGCTCTCGCTGGCCATCGGAGGCGCCTTCCTCTTCATGGGCGTCGTCTTCGGCTGGTGGCTCGCCTACTTCGCGGCGCCGCTGCTCCTGATCGGCCTGTTCGGCTGGGTGTTCGAGTACTACCGGGGCGAGAACCGCACCCAGTAG